Proteins encoded by one window of Sus scrofa isolate TJ Tabasco breed Duroc chromosome 12, Sscrofa11.1, whole genome shotgun sequence:
- the PLD2 gene encoding phospholipase D2 — protein sequence MAATPESLFPSGDDLDSSQLQMERDEMDTLREGEDPADRMHPFLAIYDLQPLKMHPLVFAPGVPVIAQVVGTERYTSGSKVGTCTLYSVRLTHGDFTWTTKKKFRHFQELHRDLLRHKVLMSLLPLARFAVAYSPDREVAAREMPSLPRAGPEGSTRHASSKQKYLENYLNCLLTMSFYRNYHAMTEFLEVSQLSFIPDLGSKGLEGVIRKRSGGHRVPGLTCCGRDQVCYRWSKRWLVVKDSFLLYMCLETGAISFVQLFDPGFEVQVGKRSTEARHGVRIDTSHRSLILKCSSYRQARWWAQEITELAQGPGRDFIQLHRHESYAPPRPGTLARWFVNGAGYFAAVADAILRAQEEIFITDWWLSPEIYLKRPAHSDDWRLDIMLKKKAEEGVQVSVLLFKEVELALGINSGYSKRALMLLHPNIKVMRHPDQVTLWAHHEKLLVVDQVVAFLGGLDLAYGRWDDLHYRLTDLGDSSESTAPKPPTSSSDSADTPDLSHNQLFWLGKDYSNLITKDWVQLDRPFEDFIDRETTPRMPWRDVGVVVHGPPARDLARHFIQRWNFTKTTKAKYKTPMYPYLLPKSISTANQLPFVLPGGQCATVQVLRSVDRWSAGTLEASILNGYLHTIRESQHFLYIENQFFISCSDGRTVLNKVGDEIVDRILKAHKQGQCFRVYVLLPLLPGFEGDISTGGGNSIQAILHFTYRTLCRGEYSVLHRLKAAMGTAWRDYISICGLRTHGELGGHPVSELIYIHSKMLIADDRRVIIGSANINDRSLLGKRDSELAVLIEDTEMEPSLMDGAEYQAGRFALSLRKHCFSAILGADARPDLDLRDPVCDDFFQLWQDIAESNANIYEQIFRCLPSNATRSLRALREYVAVEPLATVSPPLARSELTQVQGHLVHFPLKFLEEESLLPPRGSKEGMIPLEVWT from the exons ATGGCGGCGACCCCCGAGAGCCTCTTCCCGTCTGGGGATGACCTGGACTCGAGCCAGTTACAGATGGAGCGGGATGAGATGGACActctgagggagggagaggacccAG CTGACCGGATGCACCCCTTTCTGGCCATCTACGACCTCCAGCCCCTGAAAATGCACCCCCTGGTGTTTGCCCCTGGGGTCCCTGTCATAGCCCAGGTGGTGGGCACTGAAAGATACACCAGTGGATCCAAG gtgGGAACCTGCACCCTCTATTCTGTCCGCTTGACTCACGGCGACTTTACCTGGACAACCAAGAAGAAGTTCCGTCATTTTCAAGAGCTGCATCGGGACCTCCTGAGACACAAAGTCTTGATGAGTCTGCTCCCACTGGCTCG CTTTGCCGTTGCCTATTCTCCAGACCGAGAGGTGGCTGCCAGAGAGATGCCCTCTTTACCCCGAGCAGGTCCTGAGGGCTCCACCAGACATGCATCCAGCAAACAG AAATACCTGGAGAATTACCTCAACTGCCTCCTGACCATGTCTTTCTACCGCAACTACCACGCCATG ACAGAGTTTCTGGAAGTCAGCCAGCTGTCCTTTATCCCAGACCTTGGATCCAAAGGACT GGAGGGGGTGATCCGGAAGCGCTCAGGCGGCCACCGCGTTCCTGGCCTCACCTGCTGTGGCCGAGACCAAGTTTGTTACCGCTGGTCCAAGAG GTGGCTGGTGGTGAAGGACTCCTTCCTGCTGTACATGTGCCTCGAGACCGGCGCCATCTCCTTTGTTCAGCTCTTCGACCCTGGCTTTGAGGTGCAGGTGGGGAAAAGGAGCACGGAGGCACGGCACGGGGTCCGGATCGATACCTCTCACAG GTCCCTGATTCTCAAGTGCAGTAGCTACCGGCAGGCACGGTGGTGGGCCCAGGAGATCACTGAGCTGGCCCAGGGCCCCGGCAGAGACTTCATCCAGCTACACCGACATGAGAGCTACGCTCCACCCCGGCCTGGGACCCTGGCCCGGTG GTTTGTGAATGGGGCAGGTTactttgctgctgtggctgatgCCATCCTGCGAGCTCAAGAAGAGATTTTCATCACAGACTGGTG GTTGAGTCCTGAGATTTACCTGAAGCGTCCAGCCCATTCTGATGACTGGAGACTGGACATTATGCTCAAGAAGAAGGCG GAGGAGGGTGTCCAGGTATCCGTACTGCTGTTCAAGGAAGTGGAGTTGGCCTTGGGCATCAACAGTGGCTATAGCAAGAGGGCTCTGATGCTGCTGCACCCCAACATAAAG GTGATGCGCCACCCAGACCAGGTGACATTGTGGGCCCATCATGAGAAGCTCCTGGTGGTGGACCAAGTAGTGGCCTTCTTGGGGGGGCTGGACCTCGCCTATGGCCGCTGGGATGACCTACACTACAGACTGACCGACCTTGGGGACTCCTCGGAGTCAACTGCTCCCAAG CCTCCCACCTCGAGCTCAGACTCTGCAGACACCCCAGACCTCTCCCATAACCAACTCTTCTGGCTGGGCAAGGACTACAGCAATCTTATCACTAAGGACTGGGTGCAGCTGGATCGGCCTTTTGAAG ATTTCATTGACAGGGAGACCACACCCCGGATGCCATGGCGGGACGTCGGAGTGGTAGTCCATGGTCCACCTGCCCGGGACCTTGCCCGGCACTTTATCCAGCGCTGGAATTTCACCAAG ACTACAAAGGCCAAGTACAAGACACCCATGTACCCCTACCTGCTGCCCAAGTCTATCAGCACCGCAAACCAGCTCCCTTTCGTGCTGCCGGGAGGGCAGTGCGCCACCGTGCAG GTCTTGCGGTCGGTGGACCGCTGGTCAGCGGGCACTTTGGAGGCCTCCATCCTCAATGGCTACCTGCACACCATCAGGGAGAGCCAGCACTTCCTCTACATTGAG AATCAGTTCTTCATTAGCTGCTCAGATGGGCGGACGGTTCTGAACAAGGTGGGCGATGAGATTGTGGACCGAATCCTAAAGGCGCACAA GCAGGGGCAGTGCTTCCGCGTCTACGTGCTTTTGCCCCTGCTCCCAGGGTTTGAGGGCGACATCTCCACAGGTGGTGGTAACTCCATCCAGGCCATTCTGCACTTTACCTACAG GACCCTGTGTCGTGGGGAGTATTCAGTCCTCCATCGCCTCAAAGCAGCTA TGGGGACAGCATGGCGGGACTATATTTCCATCTGTGGGCTTCGCACACATGGAGAGCTGGGCGGGCACCCAGTCTCAGAGCTCATCTATATCCACAGCAAGATGCTCATTGCGGATGACCGGAGAGTCATCATTG GCTCAGCAAACATCAATGACCGGAGCTTGCTGGGGAAGAGAGACAGTGAGCTGGCCGTGCTGATCGAGGACACGGAGATGGAGCCATCTCTCATGGACGGAGCGGAATATCAGGCGGGCAGGTTTGCCTTGAGTTTGCGGAAGCACTGCTTCAG CGCAATTCTGGGGGCAGATGCCCGACCGGACCTGGATCTCCGAGACCCTGTCTGTGATGACTTCTTCCAGCTGTGGCAAGACATAGCCGAGAGCAATGCCAATATCTATGagcag ATCTTCCGCTGCCTGCCATCCAACGCCACACGCTCCCTGCGGGCGCTCCGGGAGTACGTGGCCGTGGAGCCCCTGGCCACGGTCAGCCCTCCTTTGGCCCGGTCTGAACTCACCCAGGTCCAGGGCCACCTGGTCCACTTCCCGCTCAAGTTCTTGGAGGAGGAGTCTCTGCTGCCCCCCCGGGGGAGCAAGGAGGGCATGATCCCTTTAGAAGTGTGGACATAG